The Gemmatimonadota bacterium genomic interval GCACGCTGCACGCGGCGTTCCTCGATCCCGAACTCGAACGCAACCTCGCCGAGGCGCTCGCCGGCAACGACGGCGTGGCCAACCTGCCCGCCGGCTTCCTCGGCCGCTTCGTCGACCGCACCGCCGAAGCGCTGTCGGCGATGGCGCGCAGCGGCCGCGATCCGGTGCTCGTCACGCGCGCCAACCTGCG includes:
- a CDS encoding FHIPEP family type III secretion protein, producing MRARLARIIVEPHLDPAGTLHAAFLDPELERNLAEALAGNDGVANLPAGFLGRFVDRTAEALSAMARSGRDPVLVTRANLRPFLAEAIAGVIPNAAVVSYQETTPAKKVETTQRIAVAS